A genomic stretch from Candidatus Hydrogenisulfobacillus filiaventi includes:
- the murA gene encoding UDP-N-acetylglucosamine 1-carboxyvinyltransferase 2, whose protein sequence is MGEFVVQGGRRLAGTLRVNGAKNAVLPLMAASLLADRPVFLEGVPDLTDVEVMVAVLRALGAVVERDGDALTIDPRPVQGYAVPAELMQRMRASMFVLGPLLARMGRAEMVQPGGCAIGERPVDLHLHGLAALGARVEEDGPVTRLVAERPLRGADIHLAYPSVGATENLMMAAAGAQGETHIQNAAQEPEIVDLAVLLSEMGVTVRGAGTPLIRVVGRAGPLSGGVRHAVIPDRIEAGTFLLAAAATGGEVVLDNALAVHLPGLLEVLREAGAEVWSPRPDAVALAAPETYPPARITVQTGPYPGFATDLQSPLTAFLTRVPGMHTVVERVFENRMGYVRELVRMGAQIGVDRRVATVHGGTPLHGATVVARDLRAGAALIIAALAAEGETVVQGAELIERGYERLADRLGALGARIARR, encoded by the coding sequence ATGGGAGAATTTGTGGTGCAGGGAGGACGCCGGCTGGCCGGAACCCTGCGCGTAAACGGGGCCAAGAACGCGGTGCTGCCCTTGATGGCGGCCAGCCTGCTGGCCGACCGCCCGGTGTTCCTGGAAGGGGTGCCCGACCTCACGGATGTGGAGGTGATGGTGGCCGTCCTCCGCGCCTTGGGTGCGGTGGTGGAGCGCGACGGGGACGCCCTCACCATCGATCCCCGTCCGGTTCAGGGCTATGCGGTGCCGGCGGAGCTTATGCAGCGCATGCGGGCCTCCATGTTCGTACTGGGGCCGCTCCTGGCCCGCATGGGGCGGGCGGAGATGGTGCAGCCGGGCGGGTGTGCCATCGGTGAGCGGCCGGTGGACCTGCACCTGCACGGACTGGCCGCGTTAGGGGCGCGGGTGGAGGAGGACGGGCCGGTCACCCGCCTGGTGGCCGAGCGGCCGTTGCGGGGGGCTGATATCCACCTGGCCTATCCCTCGGTGGGCGCCACCGAGAACCTAATGATGGCGGCCGCGGGGGCGCAGGGGGAGACCCACATCCAGAACGCGGCCCAGGAGCCGGAGATTGTGGACCTGGCGGTGCTGCTGTCCGAGATGGGGGTGACGGTGCGGGGGGCCGGCACCCCCCTCATCCGGGTGGTGGGCCGCGCGGGCCCCTTAAGCGGCGGGGTGCGGCACGCGGTCATTCCCGACCGCATCGAAGCCGGCACCTTCCTCCTGGCGGCCGCGGCCACCGGGGGCGAGGTGGTGCTCGACAACGCCCTGGCGGTGCACCTGCCCGGCCTGCTGGAGGTGCTGCGGGAGGCCGGGGCGGAGGTCTGGAGCCCGCGGCCGGACGCGGTAGCGCTGGCGGCGCCCGAAACCTATCCCCCGGCCCGCATCACCGTCCAGACCGGTCCCTATCCCGGCTTCGCCACCGACCTGCAGTCGCCCCTGACCGCGTTTCTGACCCGGGTGCCGGGGATGCACACGGTGGTGGAGCGGGTGTTTGAGAACCGCATGGGCTATGTGCGGGAACTGGTGCGGATGGGGGCCCAGATTGGGGTCGACCGCCGGGTGGCCACCGTACACGGCGGCACCCCGCTGCACGGGGCCACAGTGGTGGCCCGCGACCTGCGGGCGGGCGCCGCCCTGATCATCGCGGCCCTGGCTGCGGAAGGGGAGACGGTGGTGCAGGGGGCGGAACTCATCGAGCGCGGGTATGAGCGGCTGGCCGACCGTCTGGGGGCGCTGGGGGCCCGCATCGCCCGCCGGTGA
- a CDS encoding conserved protein of unknown function (Evidence 4 : Unknown function but conserved in other organisms) encodes MAGRGGLGPAAGTVLAGVALLLGFLVTQDVRTVAFLDRTVTAREGRILGALVTQTADADARLARQAAALRAALGSGSLAPPAGSARRRAALAAARAAAGLTPVSGPGVVVTISDSTRTAYPGEPALFQLVHDQYVLHVVGLLAAAGAQAVAVNGQRYGMESAIFCAGPTISVNGVKEASPYVVTAVGPPGALLGALAADPDIQGWSQFVSIQYRSRDRVTVPPYSPPPGGLTWVRAGSGS; translated from the coding sequence GTGGCCGGACGCGGCGGCCTCGGCCCGGCAGCGGGGACGGTGCTGGCGGGGGTGGCACTGCTGCTGGGCTTTCTGGTTACCCAGGACGTGCGCACGGTGGCGTTTCTCGACCGCACCGTCACCGCGCGCGAAGGGCGCATCCTGGGGGCGCTGGTCACCCAGACCGCGGACGCGGACGCCCGCCTGGCCCGACAGGCCGCCGCCCTGCGGGCCGCCCTCGGATCCGGCTCCCTGGCCCCGCCGGCCGGCAGTGCGCGCCGGCGGGCAGCCCTGGCTGCCGCCCGGGCGGCGGCGGGTCTCACTCCGGTCAGCGGGCCGGGGGTAGTGGTCACCATCAGCGACTCCACCCGCACCGCCTATCCGGGCGAGCCGGCCCTATTCCAGCTGGTGCATGACCAGTACGTGCTGCACGTGGTGGGGCTGCTGGCGGCGGCCGGGGCGCAGGCGGTGGCGGTCAACGGGCAGCGCTACGGGATGGAGAGCGCCATCTTCTGTGCCGGGCCGACCATTAGCGTCAACGGGGTGAAGGAGGCCTCCCCCTATGTGGTGACGGCGGTGGGGCCGCCCGGCGCCTTGCTGGGGGCGCTGGCCGCGGATCCCGACATCCAGGGCTGGAGCCAGTTTGTCTCCATTCAATACCGGAGCCGTGACCGGGTGACGGTGCCTCCCTACAGTCCGCCCCCGGGCGGCCTGACCTGGGTGCGGGCCGGGAGCGGGTCCTAG
- the sbp gene encoding putative integral inner membrane protein (small basic protein) (Evidence 3 : Putative function from multiple computational evidences; PubMedId : 1569582, 15849754, 16850406; Product type m : membrane component): MLWIVLAGLALGILAGMALPIVVPVSFAHYLSIALLAALDSVFGGIRAGLDHRFDGVVFVTGLVSNAVLAALLTYFGDKLGVQLYYAALFAFGFRIFQNLGAIRHLLLDRARHARRAGELAAGRGPSV; the protein is encoded by the coding sequence GTGCTCTGGATTGTGCTGGCCGGGCTCGCGCTCGGCATCCTGGCGGGGATGGCGCTGCCGATTGTGGTACCGGTATCCTTCGCCCATTACCTGTCCATCGCCCTGCTGGCGGCCCTCGACTCCGTGTTCGGTGGCATCCGGGCCGGCCTCGACCACCGGTTCGACGGGGTGGTATTCGTCACCGGCCTGGTGTCGAATGCCGTCCTGGCCGCCCTGCTGACCTATTTCGGGGACAAGCTCGGGGTGCAGCTATACTACGCGGCGTTATTCGCCTTCGGTTTCCGCATCTTTCAGAACCTGGGCGCCATCCGGCATCTCCTGCTCGACCGGGCCCGCCACGCCCGGCGGGCGGGGGAACTGGCCGCCGGGCGTGGCCCCTCCGTGTGA
- the ftsA gene encoding Cell division protein FtsA: MGKRELVLAVDVGTTKAAGMVAEVDPGGQLAVLGVAATPVVGVRRGLVVDLERAALAVRDAVNRANSMAGSSLTRAAVAVGGAPLGSLPVTVARPVQGSITADDVRRLLLEAGETRAGNGQEAVEAVLQEARVDGTGGILNPVGMSASRLELAVLVLHAQALAVRNLRRVLALAGLSPWLFTAAPKAAAEAVLGTDERQLGVVLLDIGGGTTGLAVYRQGRPVHFRVLPLGGDLITSDLSVGLGVVATQAERLKLDYARVGPGTVSEGTVLVRAVNGPAMRSIALKDLQHIVAARVDEWVGFVEKELRQVSWNGGPAAGVVLTGGGALLRGLKEYLEARWAWPVRLGVPADLGGLSDLSRNPGYAVVAGVARTAARQGPEPPEPGWWRRLRGAWTTLRRIRDMP, from the coding sequence TTGGGTAAGCGGGAACTGGTGCTGGCGGTGGACGTGGGGACCACCAAGGCGGCGGGCATGGTGGCGGAGGTGGACCCGGGGGGCCAGCTGGCGGTGTTGGGGGTGGCCGCCACGCCGGTGGTGGGCGTCCGGCGCGGGCTGGTGGTGGACCTGGAACGGGCGGCGCTGGCGGTGCGGGATGCAGTCAACCGCGCCAACAGCATGGCCGGCAGCAGCCTCACCCGGGCGGCGGTGGCGGTGGGGGGTGCCCCGCTGGGATCGCTGCCGGTGACGGTGGCGCGGCCGGTGCAGGGGAGCATTACCGCCGACGATGTCCGCCGCCTGCTGCTGGAGGCGGGGGAGACCCGGGCCGGCAACGGCCAGGAGGCGGTGGAGGCGGTGCTGCAGGAGGCCCGGGTGGACGGCACCGGCGGCATCCTCAACCCGGTGGGCATGAGCGCCTCCCGCCTGGAACTGGCGGTGCTGGTCCTCCATGCCCAGGCCCTGGCGGTGCGCAATCTGCGCCGGGTGCTGGCCCTGGCCGGGCTCTCGCCCTGGCTGTTCACCGCCGCCCCCAAGGCGGCCGCGGAGGCGGTGCTGGGGACCGACGAGCGGCAGCTGGGGGTGGTGCTGCTGGACATCGGGGGCGGGACCACCGGCCTGGCCGTCTACCGTCAGGGCCGGCCGGTGCATTTCCGGGTCCTGCCCCTGGGCGGGGATCTGATCACGTCGGATCTTAGTGTGGGCTTAGGAGTGGTCGCCACCCAGGCCGAACGGTTAAAATTGGACTATGCGCGTGTGGGTCCCGGCACCGTGAGCGAGGGCACGGTCCTGGTGCGGGCGGTGAACGGCCCCGCGATGCGGTCGATTGCCCTCAAGGACCTTCAGCACATTGTCGCCGCCCGCGTGGACGAATGGGTCGGCTTTGTGGAAAAGGAATTGCGGCAGGTGTCCTGGAACGGCGGCCCCGCGGCCGGGGTGGTGCTGACCGGCGGCGGCGCCCTTCTGCGGGGGCTCAAGGAGTACCTGGAGGCACGCTGGGCCTGGCCGGTACGGCTGGGGGTGCCGGCCGACCTGGGCGGACTGTCCGACCTGTCCCGCAATCCGGGCTACGCGGTGGTCGCCGGTGTGGCACGGACCGCGGCCCGGCAGGGCCCCGAGCCTCCCGAGCCCGGCTGGTGGCGGCGGCTGCGCGGGGCCTGGACCACACTCCGGCGGATACGGGACATGCCATAG
- the ftsZ gene encoding cell-division initiation protein (Evidence 2a : Function from experimental evidences in other organisms; PubMedId : 12682299, 12950927, 14527275, 15317782, 16159787, 16322744, 16549676, 22720735; Product type cp : cell process) — MLDFDQSTENFAVIKVVGVGGGGSNAVNRMIQAGLKGVEFIAVNTDAQALALSQAPTRLQVGAKLTKGLGAGANPEIGQKAAEESREQIADALKGADMVFITAGMGGGTGTGAAPIVAEVAKEVGALAVGVVTKPFTFEGRRRQQFAEKGTANLKAKVDTLITIPNDRLLQVVEKKTTIVDAFRIADDVLRQGVQGISDLIAVPGLINLDFADVKTIMSEMGSALMGVGVGSGEGRAAQAAKAAISSPLLETSIDGARGILLNITGGSDLSLFEVNEAAEIVIQAADPEANIIFGAVVDEGAKDEVRVTVIATGFTGEHGHRPEVGRETLEIRPEFSDDELNIPAFLRRRG; from the coding sequence ATGCTCGATTTCGATCAGTCAACGGAGAATTTTGCGGTCATCAAGGTGGTCGGGGTGGGCGGCGGCGGCTCCAATGCCGTCAACCGCATGATTCAGGCGGGGTTGAAGGGCGTGGAGTTCATCGCCGTCAACACCGACGCCCAGGCCCTGGCCCTCTCCCAGGCCCCCACCCGCCTGCAGGTGGGTGCCAAACTGACCAAGGGCCTGGGGGCGGGGGCCAATCCCGAGATCGGGCAGAAGGCGGCCGAGGAGAGCCGGGAGCAAATCGCCGACGCCCTCAAGGGGGCGGACATGGTCTTCATCACCGCCGGCATGGGCGGGGGGACCGGTACCGGTGCCGCCCCCATTGTGGCCGAGGTGGCCAAAGAGGTGGGCGCGCTGGCGGTGGGGGTGGTGACCAAGCCCTTCACCTTTGAGGGCCGTCGCCGGCAGCAGTTTGCCGAAAAGGGCACCGCCAACCTCAAGGCCAAAGTGGACACCCTCATCACCATCCCCAATGACCGCCTGCTGCAGGTGGTGGAGAAGAAGACCACCATCGTCGACGCCTTCCGCATCGCGGATGATGTCCTGCGGCAGGGCGTACAGGGGATTTCCGACCTGATTGCGGTCCCCGGCCTCATCAATCTCGACTTTGCGGATGTGAAGACCATCATGTCGGAGATGGGCTCCGCCCTCATGGGGGTCGGGGTCGGCTCCGGCGAGGGCCGGGCGGCGCAGGCGGCCAAGGCCGCGATTTCCAGCCCCCTGCTCGAGACCAGCATCGACGGGGCCCGCGGCATCCTGCTCAATATCACCGGCGGGTCCGACCTCTCCCTGTTTGAGGTCAATGAGGCGGCCGAGATCGTCATCCAGGCCGCGGATCCCGAGGCCAACATCATCTTCGGGGCGGTGGTGGACGAGGGCGCCAAGGACGAGGTGCGGGTGACGGTCATTGCCACCGGCTTCACCGGCGAGCACGGCCACCGTCCCGAGGTGGGCCGGGAAACCCTGGAGATCCGGCCCGAATTCAGCGACGACGAGCTCAACATCCCCGCCTTCCTGCGCCGGCGCGGCTAG
- a CDS encoding membrane protein of unknown function (Evidence 5 : Unknown function), protein MVVDAEGTLALSLEMDGLALWAVGRLLGWPLRWPRLAAGAVVGAIPTFMVLWTRDLYAVPAWVALAWPLPMAAATFGGRTARAWPRVLAVSYATAVAAAGVAALVWTWWPPVWPRPLAWLALAVAAPLAVTGGVRAWRRRARPLAEAEVELVWAGRVLRLALGWDTGNRLRDPVSRHPVVIVPLQATAGWLPDGVRAWAAAVQEHRAVPAPLLWTGRLGTVTYETIAGRGTLPLCTADRARIRVGGRWVSLPAPVVGLAAGPLQMRGRPVALAAPEILHGAGMDEGWVRNAGLRLAVGRTLGGPRPGGAAGGGRWLVAADSGLVGRALDGGGSGGLLCGVTRDPAAAPDPGGGDGPAESTGPGGGGGPRYPHRTQPPAGGLHRPQVRKHRGGHRGPGFHRHHRPHQGGQYLQCGEADQAGHLRLQVH, encoded by the coding sequence GTGGTCGTGGATGCGGAAGGGACGCTGGCGCTCAGCCTGGAGATGGATGGGCTGGCCTTATGGGCGGTGGGCCGCCTCCTGGGCTGGCCGCTCCGCTGGCCGCGGCTGGCGGCCGGCGCGGTGGTGGGGGCCATACCCACGTTCATGGTACTGTGGACCCGCGACCTTTATGCCGTGCCGGCCTGGGTGGCGCTGGCCTGGCCGCTGCCCATGGCCGCGGCCACCTTCGGGGGGAGGACGGCCCGTGCCTGGCCGCGGGTGTTGGCGGTCAGCTATGCCACGGCGGTGGCGGCGGCCGGGGTGGCGGCCCTGGTCTGGACGTGGTGGCCGCCGGTGTGGCCGCGTCCGTTGGCGTGGCTGGCGCTGGCGGTGGCGGCCCCGCTGGCGGTGACCGGCGGGGTTCGGGCCTGGCGGCGGCGGGCACGGCCGCTAGCGGAGGCGGAGGTGGAACTGGTCTGGGCCGGGCGGGTGCTGCGTCTGGCCCTGGGTTGGGACACCGGCAACCGGCTGCGCGACCCGGTGTCCCGGCACCCGGTGGTGATTGTACCCCTGCAGGCGACCGCCGGCTGGCTGCCGGACGGGGTGCGGGCCTGGGCGGCGGCGGTGCAGGAGCACCGCGCGGTGCCCGCGCCCCTGTTGTGGACAGGGCGCCTAGGGACGGTTACCTACGAGACCATTGCCGGGCGGGGCACCCTGCCGCTGTGCACCGCCGACCGGGCGCGCATCCGGGTCGGCGGCCGCTGGGTCAGCCTGCCGGCCCCGGTGGTGGGCCTGGCTGCGGGGCCACTGCAGATGCGGGGCCGGCCCGTGGCGCTGGCGGCGCCCGAGATCCTGCACGGGGCGGGCATGGATGAGGGGTGGGTGCGTAATGCAGGCCTTCGGCTGGCGGTTGGGAGGACCCTGGGCGGCCCGCGGCCGGGGGGGGCGGCCGGCGGCGGCCGCTGGCTGGTGGCAGCGGATTCGGGCCTGGTGGGACGGGCTCTGGACGGAGGAGGATCCGGGGGTCTTCTATGTGGGGTCACACGAGACCCTGCCGCCGCCCCTGACCCTGGAGGAGGAGACGGCCCTGCTGAGTCAACTGGGCCAGGGGGTGGAGGGGGTCCGCGATACCCTCATCGAACGCAACCTCCGGCTGGTGGTCTACATCGCCCGCAAGTTCGAAAACACCGGGGTGGGCATCGAGGACCTGGTTTCCATCGGCACCATCGGCCTCATCAAGGCGGTCAATACCTTCAATGTGGAGAAGCGGATCAAGCTGGCCACCTACGCCTCCAAGTGCATTGA
- the sigE gene encoding RNA polymerase sporulation-specific sigma-29 factor (sigma-E) (Evidence 2a : Function from experimental evidences in other organisms; PubMedId : 1581961, 7708009, 8464402, 15187183, 20802044; Product type f : factor) gives MQAFGWRLGGPWAARGRGGRPAAAAGWWQRIRAWWDGLWTEEDPGVFYVGSHETLPPPLTLEEETALLSQLGQGVEGVRDTLIERNLRLVVYIARKFENTGVGIEDLVSIGTIGLIKAVNTFNVEKRIKLATYASKCIENEILMYLRRNARTRAEVSFDEPLNVDWDGNELLLSDVLGTDTDLIYKRLEDEVDKTLLRKALSLLSGRERRIMELRFGLRDGRDRTQKEVADLLGISQSYISRLEKRIIRRLRHEMARME, from the coding sequence ATGCAGGCCTTCGGCTGGCGGTTGGGAGGACCCTGGGCGGCCCGCGGCCGGGGGGGGCGGCCGGCGGCGGCCGCTGGCTGGTGGCAGCGGATTCGGGCCTGGTGGGACGGGCTCTGGACGGAGGAGGATCCGGGGGTCTTCTATGTGGGGTCACACGAGACCCTGCCGCCGCCCCTGACCCTGGAGGAGGAGACGGCCCTGCTGAGTCAACTGGGCCAGGGGGTGGAGGGGGTCCGCGATACCCTCATCGAACGCAACCTCCGGCTGGTGGTCTACATCGCCCGCAAGTTCGAAAACACCGGGGTGGGCATCGAGGACCTGGTTTCCATCGGCACCATCGGCCTCATCAAGGCGGTCAATACCTTCAATGTGGAGAAGCGGATCAAGCTGGCCACCTACGCCTCCAAGTGCATTGAGAACGAGATCCTCATGTACCTGCGGCGCAACGCCCGCACCCGGGCCGAGGTCTCCTTCGACGAGCCGCTTAACGTGGATTGGGACGGCAACGAGCTGCTGCTCTCCGACGTGCTGGGGACCGACACCGACCTCATCTACAAGCGCCTGGAGGATGAGGTGGACAAGACCCTGCTGCGCAAGGCCTTGAGCCTCCTCAGCGGGCGGGAGCGGCGCATCATGGAGCTGCGCTTCGGGCTCCGGGACGGCCGGGACCGGACCCAGAAGGAGGTGGCGGACCTGTTGGGCATCTCGCAGTCCTACATCTCCCGCCTCGAGAAGCGGATCATCCGGCGTCTGCGGCATGAGATGGCCCGGATGGAGTGA
- the sigG gene encoding RNA polymerase sporulation-specific sigma factor (sigma-G) (Evidence 2a : Function from experimental evidences in other organisms; PubMedId : 15187183, 15256570, 16166546, 16497325, 17015665, 21935351, 29702640; Product type f : factor) encodes MPVNKVEIPGVNTAKLPVLSNARMRELFAEMQAGRAGAREELIQGNLRLVLSVIQRFQNRGEHSDDLFQVGCIGLMKAIDNFDLGQNVRFSTYAVPMIIGEIRRYLRDNNPIRVSRSLRDIAYKALQVRDQLVHRYSKEPTLTEIAQELGLPREEVVYALDAIQEPLSLFEPVYHDDGDPIYVMDQVSDEKNQDHSWLESLAIREALGKLNRREQLILTMRFFHGKTQMEVAEEIGISQAQVSRLEKAALNHMRKFI; translated from the coding sequence ATGCCCGTCAACAAGGTCGAAATCCCGGGTGTCAATACCGCGAAACTGCCGGTGCTCAGCAACGCCCGCATGCGCGAGCTGTTTGCCGAGATGCAGGCGGGGCGGGCCGGGGCCCGGGAGGAGCTGATCCAGGGCAACCTGCGGCTGGTGCTGAGCGTCATCCAGCGCTTTCAGAACCGGGGGGAGCATTCTGACGACCTCTTCCAGGTGGGGTGCATCGGCCTCATGAAGGCCATCGACAACTTCGATTTGGGCCAGAACGTGCGGTTCTCGACCTACGCTGTGCCCATGATCATCGGCGAGATCCGGCGTTACCTGCGGGACAACAACCCCATCCGGGTGAGCCGGTCGCTGCGGGACATCGCCTATAAGGCTCTGCAGGTGCGGGACCAGCTGGTGCACCGCTACAGCAAGGAGCCCACCCTGACCGAGATCGCCCAGGAGCTGGGGCTGCCGCGGGAAGAGGTGGTGTACGCCCTGGATGCCATCCAGGAGCCGCTCTCCCTGTTCGAGCCGGTGTATCACGACGACGGGGATCCTATCTATGTCATGGACCAGGTGAGCGACGAGAAGAACCAGGACCACAGCTGGCTGGAAAGCCTGGCTATCCGCGAGGCCCTGGGCAAGCTCAACCGGCGGGAGCAGCTCATCCTGACCATGCGCTTCTTCCATGGCAAGACCCAGATGGAAGTGGCGGAGGAGATCGGGATTTCCCAGGCCCAGGTGTCGCGGCTGGAGAAGGCCGCCTTGAACCACATGCGCAAATTCATCTGA
- the spoIIR gene encoding Stage II sporulation protein R — protein sequence MLAAAGAALLVGGAWPLLRPGTVQATRTLEPDQVVRFRVIAAGDSPWDQAVKLDVRDAVLTRLEPVLARVHTRAGALAALRAGLPALRRTVAGVLARQRVSYGARVALTRTWFPARVYGSLVLPAGRYRALLVVLGRGSGHNWWCVLFPSLCFVDLTNAVAVPAVAPAAPPPPLPPAWRPPARRLVVRWGWPRRLRLGGWWRGLGRVF from the coding sequence GTGCTGGCGGCGGCCGGCGCGGCGCTGCTGGTGGGAGGGGCGTGGCCGCTGCTGCGCCCGGGGACGGTACAGGCCACGCGCACCCTGGAGCCGGACCAGGTGGTGCGCTTCCGGGTCATCGCCGCCGGGGACAGCCCCTGGGACCAGGCGGTGAAGCTGGATGTCCGCGACGCGGTACTCACCCGGCTGGAACCGGTGCTGGCCCGGGTGCACACCCGGGCGGGGGCGCTGGCGGCCCTCCGGGCCGGCCTGCCCGCCCTCCGGCGCACGGTGGCGGGGGTCCTGGCCCGCCAGCGGGTGTCTTACGGGGCCCGGGTGGCCCTCACCCGCACCTGGTTTCCGGCCCGCGTCTACGGTTCGCTGGTCCTGCCCGCCGGGCGCTACCGGGCGCTGCTGGTGGTGCTGGGCCGCGGCAGCGGGCACAACTGGTGGTGCGTCCTCTTCCCGTCCCTCTGTTTTGTGGACCTGACCAACGCGGTGGCGGTGCCGGCGGTGGCGCCCGCCGCCCCGCCGCCGCCCCTGCCTCCGGCCTGGCGGCCGCCGGCACGCCGCCTGGTAGTGCGGTGGGGCTGGCCGCGCCGCCTGCGGTTGGGCGGCTGGTGGCGGGGTCTGGGGCGCGTATTTTAG
- the ylmC gene encoding essential sporulation protein (Evidence 2a : Function from experimental evidences in other organisms; PubMedId : 12429060, 23396918; Product type cp : cell process) has product MVKTSELRVKDCINLTDGRRLGLIGDLELNLAEGRVEAVVIPGPARFLGLGAREPDVVIPWHRILKVGVDVILVRTD; this is encoded by the coding sequence GTGGTCAAGACCTCCGAACTCCGGGTCAAGGACTGCATCAACCTGACCGACGGACGCCGCCTGGGCCTCATCGGCGACCTCGAGCTCAACCTGGCCGAGGGGCGGGTGGAGGCGGTGGTCATCCCCGGTCCGGCCCGTTTCCTGGGCCTGGGGGCCCGGGAGCCGGATGTGGTCATTCCCTGGCACCGTATCCTGAAGGTGGGGGTGGACGTCATCCTGGTGCGGACGGATTAG
- a CDS encoding Polyphenol oxidase, whose amino-acid sequence MAFVRRQTGGVTAFWWEVPGAAGTGTPVRAWFGTRLGGVSPPPFDTLNVSYAVRDLPEAVQENRRRLLAAGGRQLQDQVGADQVHQDRVVWVGEAEQGTAVPHCDGLLTDRPGVVLAMGFADCVPIFLVHPPSGTVGLVHAGWRGTRLGIAARAVAALAAHGIDPAGLVAGIGPSIGPCCYEVGEEVYRAVAGTAGDPGVGRPVPGTVDRYRLDLWEANRRILVAAGVRPEAVDVARLCTACEARWFFSHRRDAGRTGRMGGYIWRM is encoded by the coding sequence GTGGCGTTCGTCCGGCGGCAGACGGGCGGGGTGACCGCCTTCTGGTGGGAGGTTCCGGGGGCGGCGGGAACGGGTACCCCGGTGCGGGCCTGGTTCGGGACCCGCCTGGGCGGCGTTTCCCCGCCCCCGTTTGATACCCTGAATGTGTCCTACGCCGTGCGCGACCTGCCGGAAGCGGTGCAGGAGAACCGCCGCCGTCTGCTGGCGGCGGGCGGCCGCCAGCTGCAGGACCAGGTGGGGGCCGATCAAGTGCACCAGGACCGCGTGGTCTGGGTGGGAGAAGCCGAACAGGGCACGGCGGTGCCCCACTGTGACGGGCTCCTGACCGACCGGCCGGGGGTGGTGCTGGCCATGGGGTTTGCCGACTGCGTGCCCATCTTCCTGGTGCACCCCCCGAGCGGCACAGTCGGCCTGGTCCACGCCGGCTGGCGGGGCACCCGCCTCGGCATCGCGGCCCGGGCGGTGGCGGCGCTGGCCGCGCACGGGATTGACCCCGCCGGGCTGGTGGCGGGGATCGGGCCCTCCATCGGCCCCTGCTGCTACGAGGTGGGGGAGGAGGTCTACCGCGCCGTGGCCGGCACCGCCGGCGACCCCGGGGTAGGCCGTCCCGTCCCGGGGACGGTGGACCGTTATCGGCTCGACCTGTGGGAGGCCAACCGCCGCATCCTGGTCGCCGCCGGGGTGCGGCCGGAGGCGGTGGACGTGGCCCGCCTGTGCACCGCCTGCGAAGCCCGCTGGTTCTTCTCCCACCGCCGGGATGCGGGGCGGACCGGGCGCATGGGAGGGTACATATGGCGGATGTAG